A single genomic interval of Takifugu flavidus isolate HTHZ2018 chromosome 19, ASM371156v2, whole genome shotgun sequence harbors:
- the enah gene encoding protein enabled homolog isoform X2: MSEQSICQARAAVMVYDDANKKWVPAGGSTGFSRVHIYHHTGNNAFRVVGRKIQDHQVVINCAIPKGLKYNQATLTFHQWRDARQVYGLNFGSKEDANVFASAMMHALEVLNSHDTGPTLPRQGLQVVNGPSQEEVELQRRQHQEVQKQKEMERELQEKEAQAERERQEQQELMMERERVENEQMEREKLEQQDREQQDWERGRRSSNVAFESALYDTSPQEHSRTSSTPGSPPTPTYPAPVTSSPSSPTPPTPPLRHSASRFATSLGSAFHPVLPHYATVPRRLQHPNPPSPSAPAPPPPKSVVWPACSFTPLPPSPPIMISSPPGKVAGPRPLVPIATPSPLTQKPPSPSAIGPPMFPAPSPVTISHNSTPAAIACPTPPPPPATPPLLPSPIIPSPSSVLSPPSSSQVPGVPSPSTVPTDPAATSTVASAEHLSLIVGLGLSVAGEPSSAPGPEPHPLNRGSTCQGQPQDAAPTPGSTTPAPPPPPPLPPSSTLSSAAASPTSTAGHPPPPPPPPLPPSLSAGGTLLSPSGPAPPPGAPPPPPAPPLPAGLFSPADDRPVSGLAAALAGAKLRKVPRGEDASAALAGSSAVKSESRGNGPLPGGGLMEEMSALLARRRRIAEKGSSPEPEQKSEESEVNTTPKMSACSTPDLPRKLWERANTMNGSKSPVIGRTKSTPTPTASFSVNGMPMEAVDYEKLKQDILDEMKKELSKLKEELIDAIREELAKSSSA; this comes from the exons TGAACAGAGCATCTGCCAGGCTCGGGCTGCTGTCATGGTCTACGATGATGCCAACAAGAAGTGGGTCCCAGCTGGAGGCTCCACAGGCTTCAGCAGAGTTCACATCTACCATCACACTGGCAACAACGCCTTCCGCGTGGTGGGGCGCAAGATCCAAGACCATCAG GTGGTGATAAACTGTGCCATTCCAAAGGGGCTGAAGTACAACCAGGCTACTTTGACCTTTCACCAGTGGCGAGATGCTCGGCAGGTCTATGGCCTGAACTTTGGCAGCAAGGAGGATGCTAATGTGTTTGCTAGTGCCATGATGCATGCCTTGGAGGTGCTGAACTCCCACGACACAG GGCCCACATTGCCCAGACAAGGTCTCCAGGTTGTGAATGGTCCCTCACAAGAGGAAGTAGAGCTTCAGAGAAG GCAACATCAGGAGGTCCAGAAGCAGAAGGAGATGGAGCGAGAGCTTCAGGAGAAGGAGGCgcaggcagagagggagcggCAGGAGCAGCAAGAGCtgatgatggagagagagagggtggagaacgagcagatggagagagagaagctggagcagcaggacagagagcagcaggactgGGAGAGAGGCAGACGTAGCTCCAATGTTG CCTTTGAAAGCGCCCTTTACGATACCTCACctcaggaacacagcaggacaTCCTCCACACCTGGAtctccacccacacccacatacCCAGCCCCTGTGACGTCTTCGCCTTCCTCCCCCACTCCTCCAACCCCACCTTTAAGGCATTCGGCTTCCCGATTTGCCACCTCGCTCGGTTCTGCATTCCACCCTGTGCTGCCTCATTATGCCACAGTACCCAGGCGACTGCagcaccccaaccccccctctccttcagcacctgcacctcctccacctAAGTCTGTAGTGTGGCCAGCATGTAGCTTCACTCCTTTGCCACCCTCACCCCCCATCATGATAAGCAGTCCCCCAGGGAAGGTTGCTGGTCCTCGGCCACTCGTACCAATCGCAACACCATCCCCCCTCACCCAAAAACCTCCATCGCCATCAGCTATTGGCCCACCCATGTTCCCAGCACCATCTCCTGTCACTATTTCACACAACTCCACACCTGCGGCTATTGCTtgccccacccctccacccccacctgctACGCCCCCCCTTCTCCCTTCACCCATAATTCCATCTCCGTCCTCCGTCttgtctcccccctcctcatcccaGGTTCCTGGTGTTCCCTCTCCCTCCACAGTGCCAACTGATCCTGCAGCTACTTCCACTGTTGCCTCTGCTGAGCATCTCTCCCTGATTGTGGGCCTGGGCCTGTCGGTGGCAGGAGAGCCCAGTTCAGCTCCGGGTCCAGAGCCCCACCCACTGAATCGGGGCTCCACCTGCCAGGGCCAACCTCAGG ACGCGGCGCCGACCCCAGGATCGACCAcaccagcccctcccccacctccacccctacCACCTTCCTCCACTTTGAGCTCAGCGGCTGCCAGTCCCACCTCTACAGCTGgccacccaccaccacccccacctcccccactcCCACCCTCACTGAGCGCAGGAGGGACCCTCCTCTCTCCGTCAggtccagctccacctcctggagccccgcctcctccaccagcgCCCCCCCTTCCTGCAGGCCTGTTCTCTCCCGCCGATGACCGTCCTGTCTCGGGTCTCGCTGCCGCCCTTGCCGGAGCCAAGCTGCGGAAAGTCCCGAGG GGGGAGGATGCTTCGGCAGCGCTCGCTGGGTCCTCTGCAGTCAAATCCGAGTCCAGAGGCAACGGTCCTCTTCCTGGAGGAGGACTAATGGAGGAGATGAGTGCTCTGTTGGCAAGGAG GAGAAGAATTGCAGAGAAAGGCTCGTCGCCTGAACCTGAGCAGAAATCA gaagagagtgaagTCAACACTACTCCAAAAATGTCCGCCTGCAGCACCCCAG ACCTGCCTAGGAAGCTGTGGGAACGAGCCAACACCATGAACGGCAGCAAATCCCCCGTCATTGGCAG AACTAAGTCCACTCCTACACCTACTGCATCCTTCAGTGTCAATGGAATGCCAATGGAAGCTGTTGACTATGAGAAGCTGAAACAG gaTATTCTGGATGAGATGAAGAAGGAGTTGTCAAAACTTAAAGAGGAGCTCATTGATG CAATAAGGGAGGAGCTGGCCAAGTCCAGCAGCGCTTAA
- the enah gene encoding protein enabled homolog isoform X4, translating into MTRDSEQSICQARAAVMVYDDANKKWVPAGGSTGFSRVHIYHHTGNNAFRVVGRKIQDHQVVINCAIPKGLKYNQATLTFHQWRDARQVYGLNFGSKEDANVFASAMMHALEVLNSHDTGPTLPRQGLQVVNGPSQEEVELQRRQHQEVQKQKEMERELQEKEAQAERERQEQQELMMERERVENEQMEREKLEQQDREQQDWERGRRSSNVDAAPTPGSTTPAPPPPPPLPPSSTLSSAAASPTSTAGHPPPPPPPPLPPSLSAGGTLLSPSGPAPPPGAPPPPPAPPLPAGLFSPADDRPVSGLAAALAGAKLRKVPRGEDASAALAGSSAVKSESRGNGPLPGGGLMEEMSALLARRRRIAEKGSSPEPEQKSEESEVNTTPKMSACSTPDLPRKLWERANTMNGSKSPVIGRTKSTPTPTASFSVNGMPMEAVDYEKLKQDILDEMKKELSKLKEELIDAIREELAKSSSA; encoded by the exons TGAACAGAGCATCTGCCAGGCTCGGGCTGCTGTCATGGTCTACGATGATGCCAACAAGAAGTGGGTCCCAGCTGGAGGCTCCACAGGCTTCAGCAGAGTTCACATCTACCATCACACTGGCAACAACGCCTTCCGCGTGGTGGGGCGCAAGATCCAAGACCATCAG GTGGTGATAAACTGTGCCATTCCAAAGGGGCTGAAGTACAACCAGGCTACTTTGACCTTTCACCAGTGGCGAGATGCTCGGCAGGTCTATGGCCTGAACTTTGGCAGCAAGGAGGATGCTAATGTGTTTGCTAGTGCCATGATGCATGCCTTGGAGGTGCTGAACTCCCACGACACAG GGCCCACATTGCCCAGACAAGGTCTCCAGGTTGTGAATGGTCCCTCACAAGAGGAAGTAGAGCTTCAGAGAAG GCAACATCAGGAGGTCCAGAAGCAGAAGGAGATGGAGCGAGAGCTTCAGGAGAAGGAGGCgcaggcagagagggagcggCAGGAGCAGCAAGAGCtgatgatggagagagagagggtggagaacgagcagatggagagagagaagctggagcagcaggacagagagcagcaggactgGGAGAGAGGCAGACGTAGCTCCAATGTTG ACGCGGCGCCGACCCCAGGATCGACCAcaccagcccctcccccacctccacccctacCACCTTCCTCCACTTTGAGCTCAGCGGCTGCCAGTCCCACCTCTACAGCTGgccacccaccaccacccccacctcccccactcCCACCCTCACTGAGCGCAGGAGGGACCCTCCTCTCTCCGTCAggtccagctccacctcctggagccccgcctcctccaccagcgCCCCCCCTTCCTGCAGGCCTGTTCTCTCCCGCCGATGACCGTCCTGTCTCGGGTCTCGCTGCCGCCCTTGCCGGAGCCAAGCTGCGGAAAGTCCCGAGG GGGGAGGATGCTTCGGCAGCGCTCGCTGGGTCCTCTGCAGTCAAATCCGAGTCCAGAGGCAACGGTCCTCTTCCTGGAGGAGGACTAATGGAGGAGATGAGTGCTCTGTTGGCAAGGAG GAGAAGAATTGCAGAGAAAGGCTCGTCGCCTGAACCTGAGCAGAAATCA gaagagagtgaagTCAACACTACTCCAAAAATGTCCGCCTGCAGCACCCCAG ACCTGCCTAGGAAGCTGTGGGAACGAGCCAACACCATGAACGGCAGCAAATCCCCCGTCATTGGCAG AACTAAGTCCACTCCTACACCTACTGCATCCTTCAGTGTCAATGGAATGCCAATGGAAGCTGTTGACTATGAGAAGCTGAAACAG gaTATTCTGGATGAGATGAAGAAGGAGTTGTCAAAACTTAAAGAGGAGCTCATTGATG CAATAAGGGAGGAGCTGGCCAAGTCCAGCAGCGCTTAA
- the enah gene encoding protein enabled homolog isoform X1 — protein MTRDSEQSICQARAAVMVYDDANKKWVPAGGSTGFSRVHIYHHTGNNAFRVVGRKIQDHQVVINCAIPKGLKYNQATLTFHQWRDARQVYGLNFGSKEDANVFASAMMHALEVLNSHDTGPTLPRQGLQVVNGPSQEEVELQRRQHQEVQKQKEMERELQEKEAQAERERQEQQELMMERERVENEQMEREKLEQQDREQQDWERGRRSSNVAFESALYDTSPQEHSRTSSTPGSPPTPTYPAPVTSSPSSPTPPTPPLRHSASRFATSLGSAFHPVLPHYATVPRRLQHPNPPSPSAPAPPPPKSVVWPACSFTPLPPSPPIMISSPPGKVAGPRPLVPIATPSPLTQKPPSPSAIGPPMFPAPSPVTISHNSTPAAIACPTPPPPPATPPLLPSPIIPSPSSVLSPPSSSQVPGVPSPSTVPTDPAATSTVASAEHLSLIVGLGLSVAGEPSSAPGPEPHPLNRGSTCQGQPQDAAPTPGSTTPAPPPPPPLPPSSTLSSAAASPTSTAGHPPPPPPPPLPPSLSAGGTLLSPSGPAPPPGAPPPPPAPPLPAGLFSPADDRPVSGLAAALAGAKLRKVPRGEDASAALAGSSAVKSESRGNGPLPGGGLMEEMSALLARRRRIAEKGSSPEPEQKSEESEVNTTPKMSACSTPDLPRKLWERANTMNGSKSPVIGRTKSTPTPTASFSVNGMPMEAVDYEKLKQDILDEMKKELSKLKEELIDAIREELAKSSSA, from the exons TGAACAGAGCATCTGCCAGGCTCGGGCTGCTGTCATGGTCTACGATGATGCCAACAAGAAGTGGGTCCCAGCTGGAGGCTCCACAGGCTTCAGCAGAGTTCACATCTACCATCACACTGGCAACAACGCCTTCCGCGTGGTGGGGCGCAAGATCCAAGACCATCAG GTGGTGATAAACTGTGCCATTCCAAAGGGGCTGAAGTACAACCAGGCTACTTTGACCTTTCACCAGTGGCGAGATGCTCGGCAGGTCTATGGCCTGAACTTTGGCAGCAAGGAGGATGCTAATGTGTTTGCTAGTGCCATGATGCATGCCTTGGAGGTGCTGAACTCCCACGACACAG GGCCCACATTGCCCAGACAAGGTCTCCAGGTTGTGAATGGTCCCTCACAAGAGGAAGTAGAGCTTCAGAGAAG GCAACATCAGGAGGTCCAGAAGCAGAAGGAGATGGAGCGAGAGCTTCAGGAGAAGGAGGCgcaggcagagagggagcggCAGGAGCAGCAAGAGCtgatgatggagagagagagggtggagaacgagcagatggagagagagaagctggagcagcaggacagagagcagcaggactgGGAGAGAGGCAGACGTAGCTCCAATGTTG CCTTTGAAAGCGCCCTTTACGATACCTCACctcaggaacacagcaggacaTCCTCCACACCTGGAtctccacccacacccacatacCCAGCCCCTGTGACGTCTTCGCCTTCCTCCCCCACTCCTCCAACCCCACCTTTAAGGCATTCGGCTTCCCGATTTGCCACCTCGCTCGGTTCTGCATTCCACCCTGTGCTGCCTCATTATGCCACAGTACCCAGGCGACTGCagcaccccaaccccccctctccttcagcacctgcacctcctccacctAAGTCTGTAGTGTGGCCAGCATGTAGCTTCACTCCTTTGCCACCCTCACCCCCCATCATGATAAGCAGTCCCCCAGGGAAGGTTGCTGGTCCTCGGCCACTCGTACCAATCGCAACACCATCCCCCCTCACCCAAAAACCTCCATCGCCATCAGCTATTGGCCCACCCATGTTCCCAGCACCATCTCCTGTCACTATTTCACACAACTCCACACCTGCGGCTATTGCTtgccccacccctccacccccacctgctACGCCCCCCCTTCTCCCTTCACCCATAATTCCATCTCCGTCCTCCGTCttgtctcccccctcctcatcccaGGTTCCTGGTGTTCCCTCTCCCTCCACAGTGCCAACTGATCCTGCAGCTACTTCCACTGTTGCCTCTGCTGAGCATCTCTCCCTGATTGTGGGCCTGGGCCTGTCGGTGGCAGGAGAGCCCAGTTCAGCTCCGGGTCCAGAGCCCCACCCACTGAATCGGGGCTCCACCTGCCAGGGCCAACCTCAGG ACGCGGCGCCGACCCCAGGATCGACCAcaccagcccctcccccacctccacccctacCACCTTCCTCCACTTTGAGCTCAGCGGCTGCCAGTCCCACCTCTACAGCTGgccacccaccaccacccccacctcccccactcCCACCCTCACTGAGCGCAGGAGGGACCCTCCTCTCTCCGTCAggtccagctccacctcctggagccccgcctcctccaccagcgCCCCCCCTTCCTGCAGGCCTGTTCTCTCCCGCCGATGACCGTCCTGTCTCGGGTCTCGCTGCCGCCCTTGCCGGAGCCAAGCTGCGGAAAGTCCCGAGG GGGGAGGATGCTTCGGCAGCGCTCGCTGGGTCCTCTGCAGTCAAATCCGAGTCCAGAGGCAACGGTCCTCTTCCTGGAGGAGGACTAATGGAGGAGATGAGTGCTCTGTTGGCAAGGAG GAGAAGAATTGCAGAGAAAGGCTCGTCGCCTGAACCTGAGCAGAAATCA gaagagagtgaagTCAACACTACTCCAAAAATGTCCGCCTGCAGCACCCCAG ACCTGCCTAGGAAGCTGTGGGAACGAGCCAACACCATGAACGGCAGCAAATCCCCCGTCATTGGCAG AACTAAGTCCACTCCTACACCTACTGCATCCTTCAGTGTCAATGGAATGCCAATGGAAGCTGTTGACTATGAGAAGCTGAAACAG gaTATTCTGGATGAGATGAAGAAGGAGTTGTCAAAACTTAAAGAGGAGCTCATTGATG CAATAAGGGAGGAGCTGGCCAAGTCCAGCAGCGCTTAA
- the enah gene encoding protein enabled homolog isoform X3, with the protein MTRDSEQSICQARAAVMVYDDANKKWVPAGGSTGFSRVHIYHHTGNNAFRVVGRKIQDHQVVINCAIPKGLKYNQATLTFHQWRDARQVYGLNFGSKEDANVFASAMMHALEVLNSHDTGPTLPRQGLQVVNGPSQEEVELQRRQHQEVQKQKEMERELQEKEAQAERERQEQQELMMERERVENEQMEREKLEQQDREQQDWERGRRSSNVVPTDPAATSTVASAEHLSLIVGLGLSVAGEPSSAPGPEPHPLNRGSTCQGQPQDAAPTPGSTTPAPPPPPPLPPSSTLSSAAASPTSTAGHPPPPPPPPLPPSLSAGGTLLSPSGPAPPPGAPPPPPAPPLPAGLFSPADDRPVSGLAAALAGAKLRKVPRGEDASAALAGSSAVKSESRGNGPLPGGGLMEEMSALLARRRRIAEKGSSPEPEQKSEESEVNTTPKMSACSTPDLPRKLWERANTMNGSKSPVIGRTKSTPTPTASFSVNGMPMEAVDYEKLKQDILDEMKKELSKLKEELIDAIREELAKSSSA; encoded by the exons TGAACAGAGCATCTGCCAGGCTCGGGCTGCTGTCATGGTCTACGATGATGCCAACAAGAAGTGGGTCCCAGCTGGAGGCTCCACAGGCTTCAGCAGAGTTCACATCTACCATCACACTGGCAACAACGCCTTCCGCGTGGTGGGGCGCAAGATCCAAGACCATCAG GTGGTGATAAACTGTGCCATTCCAAAGGGGCTGAAGTACAACCAGGCTACTTTGACCTTTCACCAGTGGCGAGATGCTCGGCAGGTCTATGGCCTGAACTTTGGCAGCAAGGAGGATGCTAATGTGTTTGCTAGTGCCATGATGCATGCCTTGGAGGTGCTGAACTCCCACGACACAG GGCCCACATTGCCCAGACAAGGTCTCCAGGTTGTGAATGGTCCCTCACAAGAGGAAGTAGAGCTTCAGAGAAG GCAACATCAGGAGGTCCAGAAGCAGAAGGAGATGGAGCGAGAGCTTCAGGAGAAGGAGGCgcaggcagagagggagcggCAGGAGCAGCAAGAGCtgatgatggagagagagagggtggagaacgagcagatggagagagagaagctggagcagcaggacagagagcagcaggactgGGAGAGAGGCAGACGTAGCTCCAATGTTG TGCCAACTGATCCTGCAGCTACTTCCACTGTTGCCTCTGCTGAGCATCTCTCCCTGATTGTGGGCCTGGGCCTGTCGGTGGCAGGAGAGCCCAGTTCAGCTCCGGGTCCAGAGCCCCACCCACTGAATCGGGGCTCCACCTGCCAGGGCCAACCTCAGG ACGCGGCGCCGACCCCAGGATCGACCAcaccagcccctcccccacctccacccctacCACCTTCCTCCACTTTGAGCTCAGCGGCTGCCAGTCCCACCTCTACAGCTGgccacccaccaccacccccacctcccccactcCCACCCTCACTGAGCGCAGGAGGGACCCTCCTCTCTCCGTCAggtccagctccacctcctggagccccgcctcctccaccagcgCCCCCCCTTCCTGCAGGCCTGTTCTCTCCCGCCGATGACCGTCCTGTCTCGGGTCTCGCTGCCGCCCTTGCCGGAGCCAAGCTGCGGAAAGTCCCGAGG GGGGAGGATGCTTCGGCAGCGCTCGCTGGGTCCTCTGCAGTCAAATCCGAGTCCAGAGGCAACGGTCCTCTTCCTGGAGGAGGACTAATGGAGGAGATGAGTGCTCTGTTGGCAAGGAG GAGAAGAATTGCAGAGAAAGGCTCGTCGCCTGAACCTGAGCAGAAATCA gaagagagtgaagTCAACACTACTCCAAAAATGTCCGCCTGCAGCACCCCAG ACCTGCCTAGGAAGCTGTGGGAACGAGCCAACACCATGAACGGCAGCAAATCCCCCGTCATTGGCAG AACTAAGTCCACTCCTACACCTACTGCATCCTTCAGTGTCAATGGAATGCCAATGGAAGCTGTTGACTATGAGAAGCTGAAACAG gaTATTCTGGATGAGATGAAGAAGGAGTTGTCAAAACTTAAAGAGGAGCTCATTGATG CAATAAGGGAGGAGCTGGCCAAGTCCAGCAGCGCTTAA